One Antedon mediterranea chromosome 1, ecAntMedi1.1, whole genome shotgun sequence genomic window, ggccccagcctggcatcgctttccctacacaaacaaactcataatGAGGTTATggtacgtaggcctaggcctcttttgaaacggttttttgtattctagaattaaaatccgacatgttttggcttttcaataataataataataacagacgtaggctacatttagtttttgtcacacacgacggcgataaatgaagcataaagaaaatgcggttgatcactgttttcgcgatatgaaaaaaatcctaagtcttatacgatgacgtcacacatgtaccagcaccccattggctggttatgacgtaatgcaattttaccgtacctttagtaaacagaagttagaatacggtaccgtatctttagccacggcgttttTTAAACTCTCTGCACGCAGTTTTGACAAACATTTGGATACCAAAACTTGTGGTTTCATAAGTTTTCGGCGTATTTTCGTCTAATTTTCTGCAAGCTACACATCGGAGATGGCGGACCAATCTCCCAAGAAACGCCCTGTGCGAGAAAGGGACATTCCCAGTGAAAGCGATGAGGATTCGTCCGACCATGGAGATATAAAATTAGACCCTCCATGGTCTGACcacttattctttactccatggtggTCCGACTCAAACAGCGGCGACGACGACGACAACGGTCCTGCTCCCGATAGGTTATCGTCGGACGAGTCCGTCTACGAGGAGGGGGAATTAGAAGAAGAGGAATACGAGGCAGTTGAAGATATGGGTGGTATGGAGGTAACCCCAAATGGGTCAGGTTCTACTGGTGGTGGTGACAGGCCTTCCACCAGTGGCCTGAACCCAGCCACAGTTGGTGGTCCCCTTGGGAGCAAGAGGGCCCGTATTGGTGGCATTGGGGACCGGGGGGAGGGTGTTGTAGGTAGAAGAGGCCATGTAATTGTAGGCAATGTAGGTAGAGGGAGAGTAGACCCAGGTCTAGGTGGGTGGGCTTTATTAGGACAGGGAGATGGGGATAGAGGGAGAGAAGCCTGTGCCCCGAGAAGACGTGGTGGGAGAGCGGCTCTTGAGCGCCAGAGACGTCAGGAGGAGCTCGATGGATGGCATCATATGGACGAGCCATCTGGCTTCCCTGTTCGACCTTTCGGGGGCCCCGTACCCGGGTATTCAGGGAGGTATGGAGCCATGTTGACaccaattgattttttttctctttttttcaaCCAAATTCTCTTGCAGATGATAGTGGACCAGACCAATCTTTACTTTACGCAGAGGAAGCCAGGAACCCAATTTGTGGAGCTGACAGCCAGGGAGCTTAAAGCCTTTTTTGGTATGGTGGTGATGATTTCCATCAAGGGACTGACGGTGCTTGAGCACATCTGGTCGACGCTTGCATTCTTCCATGATGCGTCCTTGGCCAACATCATGCCTCGTGACCGGTTCTTCTGGATTCTAGGGAACATGCACTTCAATAACAACAAAGAAGCTCCAGAAGATCCAGCTCAAGACCGTCTATTCAAGATCCGCCCTGTGATTCACCACCTTACCACGCAATTTCAAGTACAGTATAATCTGCACGAGCATTTTGCTGGTGATGAAGCTATGGTAACATTTCAAGGACGGCATAGGTAATTTTTTTCACTGTATAACATGTTGCCTCTTTTTGATTAATTATATtggcaaaaaataaaaatgttatactgtactcacaattttgttttaacttCTAGCGGGAAGCAGTATGATCCATCGAAGCCAATCAAGCGCGGATTTAAAATTTGGACACTCGCGGATTCCATCTCGGGTTATGTATACAACTTCGCTGTTTATATGGGACGATTTGGCAATCCAGACCACCGCGATCTTGGACGTAGAGCGATTCTCAACCTCATCACTCCGGACCTTCACAACCTCAACTACAGATTGTACTGCGACCGCTTTTTTACATCGATGCCACTTCTACGCGACTTACAAGAAATCGGGATATATTGCTGCGGAACTATTCAATGCAATCAACAAGGATATTCACCATCACTCAAACAActcaaaaaacatgaaaaaaacatGGAGCGTGGAGAATTTCATTTTGCGAAACACATCGACGGGATGTGCGGATACGCGTGGAAAGACAAAAAACTTGTCTATTTTCTCAGTAGCGCACATTCAGGAGATCTACCCCCAACTACCGTGACGCGTAATATAGATAATCGCGGAAATCGTGGCAACATACCATGCCCACAAGCCATCGCAGACTACAACAAATACATGGGAGGGGTAGATCATGCGGATCAAATCAAGTCGTACTATGCAGTCAACAGGAAATCGCGTCGCTGGTATATGCGTCTCTTTTGGCATTCGTTCGACACTTCCATATCCAACGCCTTTATTCTACACAAGGAAACGCGACCTGCCGCTGAAAGACATATATCCCAAATCCAATTTCGTTATAAGCTCGCGGAAGAATTAATCGGAGGCTACAGCTCGCGAAGGAGAATAGGACGTCCCCAAATAGCCCATCCTATACGCGTAGCCCCAAGTCACCAGCACACTCTCGTTGACCTGAGGCCAGAATTTCCTAGGAAGCGTCGCTGTAGTGTATGTcttcaaaacaaaacaagacaTGAGACCTTCTATGGTTGTGCACGTTGCAACAACACACCACTGTGCAACCATGTTGGTCGAAACTGTTTCGAAATCCACCACAGAAACATTGAAAACTGAACATTTCCCTCATAGTTTTAGTTGGAAGCGTCTTCTTTTAGCGTTCAGAGGTCAGAGGGCTTGTGAGTTGATGGCTATTATTAAAATGGTGAAACAGTCCGGCTTCTGAGTTAGAAGAACTGCTCCAACTTCAATTGTGAGTACAACACACTACAGCTAACTTTTACAACGCCATGGGGCCATGTTGAAGCCTACTCGTTACGTCATGCTACACCTGATGGACCTGTATGGCTAGCTAATTCAAGATAAATGTGAAATGTCAAGTGTGAATACTGAAcattttatatcaattattatgcaTACTTCACACTTATAAACTGAACATTTTATAATCCAGTGTTATGCAAGTACTTTGTATAGaagaataataaattatacaaaaagtaATTTGATGTTCTATGCGTTATTTTTGTCGTTTGCCTTTCGCTCTAAGTACTGTATTACGCAATTGCTCAAGAGCTATATTGTTTATGGCCTAGCCAGGCCTCTAGCCTAAACTGTAGTTAGGAAGGTAGCCAAAGCCATAGCTCTAGAATACATTTTCAGGCCACATTTTCATTCTTACAGAGATATGATTAAAAGCGGAAAgctttttttatattatcattgAGTTTTTCATTTCAGTACGTCCAGCATGTCCCATGTGTCTATGATGTTGCGCCCTCTTCATAACGTCTCGACTAATCGTTGTTGTTTCGGTGTGGCGTGCAAAAAGGGACAAAAAAGAAACACCTCGCGCATTACCTCTgatttacaaattacaaattaatacaAGATATAGTGTCCCTCTTGTTGAGCCGtaaaatgtgcaaaaagtcacatttATGCAAACAACTACATATTTTgtgcaaatatttttttagaatttctgttgtattgattgtttttttacatttaacggcgTGATGTTTGCACATTAGTGAATTTATGAAGTGTTACAGATTTGCACATTGAGGTGCTacgtttgcacaaatgtgactttttgcacatttcacggctcAAAAGTTCCCCTGCCGAAAATTTCTGAAACCGTTGGTTGAGCAATTTAATAAGGTCTTTAATCGGTTTACTAGCACATCAATACATTCCTACTGCGATACAGAAACCGGATTTATTCATCATTTTTTATGTGAAACAATTACAAGATAACCGACATACCTGTACtagaaaattaaattgaaatcataaatacagtatgtgtattgtttataatattatttcacaGCGGTTATATTCTATCCAGGCCTATTATAGGAAATATATTATTCTGTGAATGGGAATTGTGAAAACGATTGGAACAACAAATACGccagaaaataattaaatgtctgcattattattatcttattaaATGACTCGATTTAATAGGTTTATTACTCAACGTGATGATATTCAATACGGTATTAAGCCTAcagatatcatttttttatgtttaaaaaattaaaaatatagaaacaatatttaaacatgttacaattgatttttgtaaatcattttagagaaacatttttgtagaaatattaaatattattgataGCCACCATAAGGAATAAattggaaaataataataattaaaattcctCATAACGATCATTTTTAGTTACAAGTTACAATGTTTAGTAATAATCAAACATTCAATTGTCAAATAATTTCGTAATGTTTTCATCAAAGAAAGAACAAGCTATCggtattatatgcctaataaaaataattttaatacacGTATCTACAGACAAGGTATGACGTTTGTAGATATAAACCTAAGTATAGAGAGATATCgtgtaaaattatttaatacagcGAGACATGTATCTAGATGACTTGCATGTCAGTTAGACTCTATCCAGTGACAGCTGCAAAATCGGTTCCTTATGTCGTTCAGAAACAGATTCATAACTTGCCGAGGGTTTATATACGTACGTCTTTCTTGCTTACTGTAAAGCTGTGAAATAAAGAAACCCATATTTAactaatattttcttttgtcaAGATGTAAGTTCAATGTCAGAACAGGTGACCATGCAAATTGCCATGGTTGAATGAGTTTCAACGATAAAAACTCGTGTGCAGTGTTTTCAATttagattattatattatttaacttCAATCCAATTGCATTTACCTACATTCATTTGGATTTTGAGTGGCTTTGATTATTTTCTCTCGAAACTAGAACAAATATATTAATGGCAGGCCAAGTGTGCCAAAATTCCTTTTAACATTAGGCCGAATCGCCGCCTAGAACCTCATTAAATCATAAGAGGCATATTATGTTTTACCAAAAATACCTTACCTGCATACACAAAGAGTAAGAATTTTATCTCCAGGAGAATATACACTAATGTATTGCCCTTTGATTGGTCTTATACATTCCATTTCAATAGGATTAGAAAGAACCATAGGCCTAATGCTTGAAATAGTACCGTCAGTACATAGTTCATTGTCATAAAAATGGTGACACTTTTGATCCGCCAACACGATCTTCAGCTCAACTAACCTAATAGCTAATTACAAAAAAGCACATAAAGGTTAATATAAATGAAAAGCACGACCATGTATTCACACATAACAAACTTTACAATTGTTTATTGGCAACGTTGCTATTAGTCTAAAGATGTTTTAGGTTGCCTGTTTACAAAAAGGCTTCAACTATGTTCAAGAAACCGAAATAAATAGATGTTTCTCTAATTTCAAACGTTTcttctttttatcataaaacaTGTTTTACTAACCACAGCATATATTACAAcctttgaaattgtttttttagtgAACCGAAATTAGCATACCACCAAGGATTTTGTTCCATAtaagaaaataagaaaataagaaaataaaaatgtgtattgATGCACAGACATTCGACGCAACAAACATAACGCCAACATAACAAACTACGCGCTCAATAAATgaacaataataattgtaatgacAATCATGTTAGTGGATGGTAGTGATAGTAGCAATATCTTCAAGACATTGGCAATAACAATGGATAGTAGTGAAAATGACAATGGATGGCAGCAACATTTAATTTGGTTTAGAGGAGTGTGGTTTTATTGAATTTCCGTTTTATCTTAGTTTTATCTGTTTTAATCTAGTCtacctttatttttatactcatatatttttatattgcatgtttaattgtttttaggATGCACCATAGTGGCAATTTTAATGGCAATAGCTGACTATGGAATGATAATGGCAGTGACAATGATAATGGCAATGTCGATAGCAATGGCAATTGGTAATGACAATGGCAATGGATGGCTATGGATATTATTTAAtctttaattcaattattagtttaaaacataatttatctGATTCATACTTGCCTTACTTTACCCAAATTTCAGGTCGATCGGAGCAATTTTGAAATTGTGTTTTAGGTTGGAATTAAGCTCTAATAAGAAAGTAATTGGACTAGTGTTTATGAAGCAGAGCAGAATAGATAGCCAACTTAGGCCTAGTTTTTATTCGCGTGcgaacgcgactctacagctcactatgtcagtcggtcggtcggtcggttggttggtcggtcggtaaacattaacttaaatttgagcacgcgactgcagccatgtatatggatACTTCCCGATAAACAACTTTCCCTTTAATGTTGTGCTTAGGCTTTATTTtaagttgttattattttgaTCTTTGTAattactgaaccactttggaaataatgtattgaaagtgtatgGGTTGAacgaaataataaattataaaagacCATTATTAAGAACAGAATCAAACGCATTAACGCATTGTGTCTCATATGAAGTGTATTTTTCGGTAGGTCTAGCTCCTGTGGTGTGACAAGGATggttttacaaaataaaaagaggATGCAATCATTTCCTGTTTTTGTATATCATTTATTAGTACACTAAATAATCATACACACAAATTACACACAGTTACCTTTATGCCTATTTATATAAAGTTTTAGTGTGCACACACTATTCCACGCACACGTTTAtagtaaaatagtatttaagcctatttaattatttttgtgttacCTATAATGGTCAATACacaattaatttatatcattaatgtaaataattaatcacGTACATTCTTCTAATCTTCTCGAATTGGTTATCGGGGCTCTAGTAGTAAATATTTACTTGTGGTTCGGATGGATTACTTATATTACGATGTTATAAACGACAAAATGCTCTGAAATTAGTGCTTTCAGACCCTTCTTTTTGCTTTTTGTACGTGTGGACTACAAAACCCTAATCCAGTTCCTGGTGCCATTACTTACTGATCAATAGTGTGTTTCAATTATTGCATGCTTAACATTAAATGTTTATCGTTTTAATATAAGCATATAATATGCTTtaagattatttaaattgttttggaAATTACAGTAATAATCATTTATCTAactaaactgcaaatacatatttatattaaaggCCTATCCTACTGTAATATACAAACTATTTTACTATTGTATTTATACGTTGGTCTATTATACTAGTGCATGTGCCATGTACATGTAATTCTTAGTCCATTTAACCTAATACCcaatataaacaagaaatatttcttacaaaaaacgccgcgtaactttttgactggacagttgtaagaacagtcttcattaatctaatataataggtcggccaatcaaaacgcaagtgaacaattgggactttactaattgtgatttatgtcattggcctgtcagagcacagtcgtttctttctagaattaaacgcacaaacttgtattgggaataatgtatgtggttagtattactatcgcatttaggtattgataataataataatatggcttttgaatatataattactgtctgtagaataacatttatacattttcggttcgcgatgaaaagttatatgaatggatttgtaataggtatttataataatagtatatgggttgtattattgctaagctatcaccaaatcgcgttataacattatttgtcagggttttttgcaccattgatcaataccaaacgcgtatcggtattatagtttttaatgaatcattacattaataaaaatacccaattaaatcaatcgcgtcagtccaattccgacttatgtttcgatcacatagttctgtgtctacactgtcccaactagtttaacaaaaaaagtgtgatgtgcccaaatatggtagtgatatgcccgaatatcgtagtgatatgacatcgtcatgtctatataatatgggcacatcatatttagtttgatagtatagacagagcttaaggattatatttaaaaaatgttttcttacattttgaacggaagtatttatttgtttataagcccaattttccagtcttaattttacattttgaaaaaaagtatttatttgtttataagcccaattttccagtcttaattttacattttgaaaaaaaaagtattttatttgttgataagcccaattgtgcagtcttattttacattttgaacgaaagtatttatttgttgataagcccaattttgcattcttattttacattctaaatgaaagtatttatttgttgataagccgaattttccagtttaataataatgaccccttccacagtgcttataccatatacattttacatgatattgaccgtgggttctttacgcctctgatgcatttgtttttattgtacctttttaataaattattatatgtttaggcctaatcacacccaatttaatgaaacggtcagattccgatttcaattaaacgaaagtagtactgtatttattattcattgataagccaagggtcccatggcgttagccgatatcttgagcatttgactcttgtgtgaacctgtaacacaaatcattcttcaaaatctaaagaaagaacctcacacgtcttttttgtgagtgatacactatggatatgcccacggaaataatatgtggacattgcaaacaatcataggcctacagtaacaaacatagaatggctaataagcataacattcagacttgcttgttttctagtggatttttatttactttagcatgtagaataaaactagtaacagtggctatattaataattatactgattatccttgatgttatcgcgtctaataataaaatattttgttgttgataagcccaatttttcagccttgattttacattttgaacgaaagtatttatttgttgataagcccaattttgcagtcttaataatgacccttccacagtgcattttacatgatattgaccgagggtttttacgcctctatagccactgatcaataccataattaatgtacttttttaaatgaatattgaaatgtttcaacatacccaattcaaaaaaacggtccgttttcgagttcaatcttttgattagagaggttggagtttcattttgaacgaaagtatttatttgattgataagccaaatttctagtcctaatgatttgagattcaacgggttttgctttcaattgtataataatataattatatatatatatatatataaatataatattaagtataattatgaattcaccaacactttcaggcccgGGCCCGAGTTTGTGTAGACCagacttccatgcacagccacatgttaaggaatatgaatctctttatgattttaatatggttcgaaatgatattacacaacaacgattagacagcaactgtgcaagagtccaactaataaaatcggaatgatcaattaattgaacatttacagcataaggcccatacactaggacaataacgatcgacgataaatagacaaatgtgcatttttaatacataaaccaaaagaaatataaacaattcctttgatgaaaattatattttcacacgtccaatcaaatgacgtcatgattagtaagaccaataatatcgtgacaatacagcgattttattgtttttatttatcatgacgtcatttgattggaatttgaaaaacattatttttatcaaagacagcataaatgattatcctataggtctagaacgaaaacctttctaatttcttttggtttatgtaaaagaaatgcatgcttatatatttatcgtccgtcgttatcgtcatagtgtaattgggcctttatacaaaaagaaaataaattgattacgaagttacatgccattttcacctatcaccaaaaaactaaccttttcaacattaattaattgttacgaagccaatttatattatatatttcattaaaactgaactttacggtaaatgaagagtaagtatcagttaatatgaataatataactagtaggtctatgaacttgcgtccagacacagaactgtaacattactatcataaatgttgaaaccacttataaaacctttttttaaagaaaatataattatgctaggagaaggctaataaacaaatagataatgtacaaacctttttctggattaattaatggagcaggcgttcctaataatctgctgctgctacctagactgattgttcaccttctgacgataattgattggacctacccccccccccccacccacggcatctgataaccaaaaaaaaaatttaccaggactgtttcaatgatttaatatctgacggcgtattattataacattggcctagattgacagtcataaaaaagaaagtcattgtaaatacttCCCTTTATGTTaacagagccaaaataaagttttgaccattatcgaatgattatttgacagtgacttattataataccggcctggttgacagcaaaaacgaagttattatttattgaacaagattttacagatttccgcctacatctcaataatactgtattatcagcaaaggctttcatatagactctcttctcccagacgttttttgggtccagcagctacctataaattatagtcgagtttccaaattcacaaaactgtcagccttagatactaaagctaccgctatgaaacagcttattaatgaatgtgtcctcctgggacatagctggctagagccgcggcgcgataAATAAGAACTAACTACTGCTCTAAACAACATGTGCTATGCTACGAATTGCTTTAAAAACTACGTTCACAATGAGCCCGGATGCGTTCTTAGATTAGCAGatgttatgtttttaaaatagtcGCAAAGGAAAAAGAGGTTAGTTGGCTGAGTAACATGAAATCGAGCCTTTATGTTGCATGCATTTCAACATTTCTAAACGTAGAGGGTGCACTTGTCTTACAATATAAGTCACACACAATGTAACCAACTAGTTGCAAGTAAAGTTTCGACAAGGATTTCCGTTTCATAATcactatattataatattatgaaaaatTCCTGTACCCTGAAGctactctttttttaaaatgtccTTAAAATGCTGATTGAATAACCTGCAAAAACCATTAGTTCCCACTTACATGACCAATGTTTTAACCCTTTGAAACACAGTTGATCCTGTTTCCACAATGAATGATCCCTCTTGAACGTGTGTTACATACAGAATGCATCGTTTATTCAACTCACTAAAGCTAAACATttcacatattttattcacCATACAAATCCGGGCACAGTATATCAATGACAGAGTCGTTCTACTTTGAAGATGTGCACCAAAAATGCGTTCCGTAGGTTTCAATTTCTCGAAAATGTGGTTacctaaaaattaaattgtgacCAAATCAATGTTTCTTTTGTAACTACTGTTATATTTTAACATTCAatttttctaagctaggcctatctAGCTCAGACAATAATAATCGATTTATGAATGCTGTAagttaattaaattcaattaaaaatacgatttttttgtgaattgaccaatcacacacgACAGTTTCGGACGATctatcgcgtcgtgattggcaAAACTGCTTCCACTGTGTGCTTACGTCAtttgtgttgcgtcctagtgagaaccaaggaAGTTTAAGTTATGGACGTTTAGCATTATTTTAAGGAGAGGAGAGGAGAGGGTTTATCGGCCTATAATAGGCCTGCTTACCTTTAATATTCATTCGGCCGAATGGTCGATCTCTAGCGGCTTTCATTTCCGACTCATCCAGTACCCGATCATACATCTGAAGCCAAACTACTCTGGCTTGTACTCCGGTGCTGTTATCTCCAACCTGTATAGAAAACGATCCATCTAAGTTTAGGTCAGTAAATTCTATATAACCGATACTTGCGATCTCTCCATTCCTCCAAAGTTTAACGTTCTTGTGAATCCCATCAACTGTCAAAGCAAGAAATGTCCAGACGTCGGGTTGTAGGACATGAGCTCTTGTCAACGTCAGATCTCCATAGAACACAGTTACTTCAGATTGGTACAAAATACCGTTAGAATGCGTTTGTTCAATTCTAAGACTTGTTTGATATTTGCCACCGATGTTAAGAATGTTTCCAATAGAGTTGTCAGTAGGGTTAATATAGAAGGCGATTGTCAGTGTCAGATTTTGTAACAGACCGTAGGGAATATTCGATAATATTACTGGCATGTCTGCTAGAGCTGCTGGCCCACAATAAGCGTCGTCAATATCGTATAACTGATAAAGCAAGCAGAGGTAGTCTAACATCCATTCCTTCGCAGGATTGAGATCATGGATGTCGAAATTCCCTGTTAAAATTATTTGAACAAAATGTCATGATAGGTtagattttgtttattttcttcagATTACTATTCCAACTTAAAGACCCATTGGTTGTCATTGGTAATCTTTTTTACAATACTGTATCGTTAATTAAGTtttgattaaagatgtattgtccccttggaataattgttttttttcataaaatatgccattttaatgtcacataatagttatccgttttgatcaaaaattggatctaaaccgaataaatt contains:
- the LOC140055762 gene encoding piggyBac transposable element-derived protein 4-like; its protein translation is MADQSPKKRPVRERDIPSESDEDSSDHGDIKLDPPWSDHLFFTPWWSDSNSGDDDDNGPAPDRLSSDESVYEEGELEEEEYEAVEDMGGMEVTPNGSGSTGGGDRPSTSGLNPATVGGPLGSKRARIGGIGDRGEGVVGRRGHVIVGNVGRGRVDPGLGGWALLGQGDGDRGREACAPRRRGGRAALERQRRQEELDGWHHMDEPSGFPVRPFGGPVPGYSGRYGAMLTPIDFFSLFFNQILLQMIVDQTNLYFTQRKPGTQFVELTARELKAFFGMVVMISIKGLTVLEHIWSTLAFFHDASLANIMPRDRFFWILGNMHFNNNKEAPEDPAQDRLFKIRPVIHHLTTQFQVQYNLHEHFAGDEAMVTFQGRHSGKQYDPSKPIKRGFKIWTLADSISGYVYNFAVYMGRFGNPDHRDLGRRAILNLITPDLHNLNYRLYCDRFFTSMPLLRDLQEIGIYCCGTIQCNQQGYSPSLKQLKKHEKNMERGEFHFAKHIDGMCGYAWKDKKLVYFLSSAHSGDLPPTTVTRNIDNRGNRGNIPCPQAIADYNKYMGGVDHADQIKSYYAVNRKSRRWYMRLFWHSFDTSISNAFILHKETRPAAERHISQIQFRYKLAEELIGGYSSRRRIGRPQIAHPIRVAPSHQHTLVDLRPEFPRKRRCSVCLQNKTRHETFYGCARCNNTPLCNHVGRNCFEIHHRNIEN